The DNA sequence GCGGGGAAAGCCGATCGCGGTGGCCATCACGTCCGGGAAGGCGAGGAACGCCACCGTCATCCAGAGGCTGCCGATGCCGAAGGCGCCGATGGCCCACCAGCGCTGCCAGATCTCCAGCCGCTCCCGGGCCGAGGTGACGTGGCGGGCTCGCACGTAGGCGCCGATGGCCGGGACCACGATCCAGACCAGGGGAAAGGCTGACTGGGCGACGTAACCGAAGTTGTCCATGCCGTGAATCTTGCATGGTTAACATTAACTAGTCAACACTCTGTTAGGCTGACCACGTGGACGAAGGACTCGCAGACTTGCTGCACCGCGTGGTCATGCTGCTGGGCGACGCGGCCCGGCGGCGCACCGACGGCCGGGACGGCCTGACCTACAGCCAGATACGGCTGCTCGGCACACTGGAGGACATCGAACCGGCGACGCAGCATCGCCTGGCGCAGGCGCTGTCGGTGTCGGACCCGGCGATCAGCCGGGCTCTGCGGTCCCTCGAGGCGGACGGCCTGGTGCAGGTCGTCGTCGACCCCGCCCACGCGCGGCGGCGACTGGTCACGCTCACCGAAACCGGCCGCAAAGCCTTCCACGTCAACGGGAAACCGCTCTACGACGAGTTCCGCGCCGGCCTCGTCGCCGCCGGGTTCCCCTACGAGCGCTACCTCGAAGACACCCTTCGGCTGGCCGAGCTCCTCGAATCCGACTGACGCCTCGGCGTGAAACCGTCGGGGCCGAGTCCGCCCTGGCGGGTTTGGCACCGGTGACCGGTGTGCCGGCAGCCTGGGTGTCGGCAGGCGAGCCGGTCTCGTAGCGGGGCGGCCGAGGAACGGAACGCGGCGTTCGTGTCCTCAGCCGGGGTTTCCCACGGCGCGCACCGCGCGGTCGTAGAGCTCGGCGAGGTCGAGCGCGCCGTCGGCGTTCGCCCAGATCTGGCCCGCGACGTCGAGGCAGGCGATGGCGCTGGCGACGATCGCGTCGGCCGCCGGGTCGGTCACGTCGTCGGCCGCGACGCCGAGCCGCAGCCGGATGTTCGGGACGAGCTGCTCCTGCCACTGGAGGTGCTTCTCGATGCTGCGCGCCCTCAGTGACGGGGTCTCGTACATCATCTTGGCGATCTTGAGCGCCACCTCGGACTGCATTCCTTCGCCGTCGACGCGCCAGAGCGCTTCGCGCAACGCCTCCCGGGGCGGCACCGACAAGGGGATGCTTTCCAGGATCTCGCGCACGAGCGCGCCTTGGTCCGCCAGGTCGCCGAGGACGATGTCCTCCTTCGTCCCGAAATAGCGGAAGAACGAACGCCGCGAGATGCCCGCGGTCGCCGCGATCTGATCGATCGTCGTCCCGTCGAACCCCTGCTCGAGGAACAAGTTCATGGCGACGCGCGTGATCTCCGCGTATGCCGCCTTGCGCGATCGGGTCCAGAGGTCGTCCTGCTTGGCCATGCCCGCGATCCTACACTGAGCGCCAGATTGACACTGAGTGTCAGGCGGACATACGGTGAAATGACCAGCCGGCCGATCACCCCCTTGGAGAACCGATGCCGCGACCGGACTACCGCAGCCAGACCGTCATCGTCACCGGGGCCAGTTCCGGCATCGGCGCCTCGTTCGCGCACGCCCTCGCCGCCCGGGGCGCGAACCTGATCCTGGTGGCGCGCCGGCTCGACCGCCTTCGAGAGCTGGCTTCGGAACTGGAGAGCAAGCACCGGGTCGCCGCGATGGCGATCGCGCTCGACCTCACCTCGCCCGCCGTCGGCGCCGAGCTGAAAGCGGCGGTGGCCGGCGCCGGTCTCACGGCGACCAGCCTGATCAACAACGCCGGGTTCGGCACATTCGGCGAGTTCGCCGGCGAAGACCCGGTCCGCCTGACCCAGGAGATCGCGGTGGACGTCGCCGCCCCGGTGCAGCTGAGCTCCGCGTTTCTCCCGGACATCGTTGCGGCGCAAGGTTTCCTGATCAACGTCGCCAGCATGGCCGCCTACACGCCGACCCCGCGGATGGCCGTCTACGGCGCGACGAAGGCGTTCGTCCTCAGCTTCACCGAATCCCTCTGGGCCGAGCTGCGCGGCAGCGGGGTCACCGCGTTCGCGCTGTCCCCGGGGGCGACGAGCACCGAGTTCAACGCCGTCGTCGGCACCGACGACGCCACCGCGGGAGCCAAGGCGCGCACCCCCGAGGACGTCGTCGCCACCGCGCTGTCCCACCTCGAGAGCCGCAACCCCGGCCCGAGCGTCATCGACGGCCGATCGAACCGCCTGGGCGCGAGCATCGGCCGCCTGGTGCCCCGGCGGGCGAGCGTCACCATGATGCACCGGCTGACCGACCCGGCCCGCCGGGGCGGCGCGAAGAAGCGGGCAAGCGCTTAACCGTCGGACCGGGGCGGTGTGGTCAGCAGGGCTGTGATGCCGTCGACGAGGATCTCGCCGGTCTCGGCCCAGCCGGGGATGCCGGAGGAGTCTCCCGCGGCGGCCAGTTCGGCCTCCCGTTCGGCGCAGGTGTGGACGATCGCGTGCCGGGCCATCGCCGAGCGGGTGAGGATCGCGGGATCCGTGGCGTCGCCGGCGTGGGCGGCGACCGCGCGCATCGCGCGCTGCATCACGGGTGTCGAGGTGGTCACCGCCATCGCCGGCGCGCGCAGGACCGGATCGCTGACGACGTGGGCGGCGAAGCGGGCGTAGTAGCTCGGGACGCCGAGGTCGGCGAGGTGCAGGGTAGTGGGCAGCACCAGCGCGGCCACGTGGTCACGCAGCCGCGTCGAACCCTCGGCCGCGGCCACCATCGTGGCCCGGATGCGGTCCATCGCTTCGCCGTGTTCGCGCAGCACCGCGAGGATCACCTCCGCCATCGTGCCGACGTGGTAGGCGACCGCGGAGTTGTTGGCCTGTCCGGCTTCCTGGCCCAGGCGCCGGCTCGACACCTGCGCGACGCCGTCCTCGGCGATCAGCCGTTCCGCCGTCGCCAGCAGCCGCGCCCGGGTGGCCGCCGACCTCCCGCCCGTCACCACCGCACCAGGACCCGGTCGATGCCGCCGACGATCAGGCCCTGCCGGGCGCGCAGATCCGCGGCGTCCTCGACGAGTTCGAGGGTGGGCAGGCGGCGCAGCAGCACTTCCAGGACGGTCTGCAGCTCGACTCGCGCGAGTTGCTGGCCGACGCACGAGTGCGGCCCGGCACCGAAGGCCAGGTGCGGGTTGGGCCGGCGGGCGAGGTCCATGTCGCCGGCGCCGTCGAACGCGTCGGTGTCGCGGTTGCCCGAGGCCATGCTGCACACCACGGTCGTGCCGCGCGGCAGGACGGTGCCGCCGATCACGGTCTCTTCGGAGACGTAGCGCGGCATCCCGAACCCGGGGTTGGCGTCGAACCGCAGCGCCTCCTCGACGGCCGAGGGCACCAGGGACGGGTCGGCCGGCAGCCGCTCCCAGCGGTGCTCGCGGTCCGCCAGCAGCATCGCGACCATCTTGCCGATCATGGTGGCGGTGGTCTCGTGGCCGGCGATGAGCAGGCCCTGCCCGGTCATGACCAGCTCGGCCGCGGTCATGTCGGCGGCGAGGTCGCTCAGCAGGTCGTCACCGGGCGCGGACAGCTTGGCGGCGACCAGCTCCGTCATGTACTGGTGGAACTCCCGGCCCGACCGGTCGATCTCGTCCTGGGTGAACCGGGTCATGTTCAGCATCGTGTCGGACCAGTGCGCGAACCGGCCCCGGTCTTCCCTCGGGACGCCGAGCAGGTCGCAGATCACGAACACCGGCAGCGGGAATCCCAGCGCGGGGCCGATGTCGGCGGGCGCACCGGCTTCGACCATGTCCGTGATCAGCTGTTCGGCCAGTTCCGTCATGCCCGGCCGCAGCGCCTGCACCCGCTTGACGGTGAACGCTTTCCCGACGAGTCGCCGCCAGCGCCGGTGCCCGGGACCGCCGAGCATCGACGCCGCCGGCTCGTCCGTGGCCACTTCGGTGCCGGTCGACGCCGAGGGCCGGCTGAACACCCCGCCGTCGTCGCTGTCGGAGACTCGGGAGGCGTCGTCGGCGTCGAGCTGACGGCTGAACCGGGGGTCCGAAAGCATCGTCCGGACGTCGTCGTAACGGGTCAGCAGCAGCGCTTCGTCACCGCTGGCGAGTTCGATGCGTGCCACCGGGCACCGCGCCCGCAGCCGGGCCCATTCCGGCGGCGGCTGCAGCGCGGTGGGGTTCGGGAACGGGTAGGGCGGCAGTCCGGCCTGGTCGTCACCTGCGTGCGCGCTGTCGGTGGACATGCCCGCAGCCTAGATAAGTCAGCTGTCTTAATCAAGACGGCTGACTTATTTCCGGACGCGCCGAGGACGCTCTCGACCGCGGGTGAGGCGTGACGGCACCGAAGGCCTTCGGGGGACGCTTTGCCGGGCGAGCGCTACGCCACCATCGCGAAGCTGGCGTAGTACTCACCCGAGGGATCGCGGGTGCCGCTGCGGTCCGGGTTGACTTCGGCCCCGACCCAGCCTTGGAAGGCTCCCGAATCGTCGATCACCTGGAGCAGCGGTCGCACGTGGCTGTTGAGCAGGTAACACCCGTCGTAGGACAGGCATTCGCACCAGAATTCATAGCTGTTGCGCCGCCCGCCCAGGTCGCCGGTCAGGTAGTAGAACCGGCGGTTGCCGCTGTCGGCGAGCTTCTGCACGCACGCGGCGTAGCCGGGGGCACTCGGAAGGCCACAGCAGGAAGCCTCGTCGCAGTGCGCGTTGTACTGCACGAACCCGAGGCACGAGCCGTCCGTGCAGGCGTTCCAGTCGGGGCCGACGGTGAAGCTCCCGCTGCCCGCCGCACCCCGGG is a window from the Amycolatopsis sp. NBC_00355 genome containing:
- a CDS encoding MarR family winged helix-turn-helix transcriptional regulator, whose protein sequence is MDEGLADLLHRVVMLLGDAARRRTDGRDGLTYSQIRLLGTLEDIEPATQHRLAQALSVSDPAISRALRSLEADGLVQVVVDPAHARRRLVTLTETGRKAFHVNGKPLYDEFRAGLVAAGFPYERYLEDTLRLAELLESD
- a CDS encoding TetR family transcriptional regulator, giving the protein MAKQDDLWTRSRKAAYAEITRVAMNLFLEQGFDGTTIDQIAATAGISRRSFFRYFGTKEDIVLGDLADQGALVREILESIPLSVPPREALREALWRVDGEGMQSEVALKIAKMMYETPSLRARSIEKHLQWQEQLVPNIRLRLGVAADDVTDPAADAIVASAIACLDVAGQIWANADGALDLAELYDRAVRAVGNPG
- a CDS encoding SDR family NAD(P)-dependent oxidoreductase, translated to MPRPDYRSQTVIVTGASSGIGASFAHALAARGANLILVARRLDRLRELASELESKHRVAAMAIALDLTSPAVGAELKAAVAGAGLTATSLINNAGFGTFGEFAGEDPVRLTQEIAVDVAAPVQLSSAFLPDIVAAQGFLINVASMAAYTPTPRMAVYGATKAFVLSFTESLWAELRGSGVTAFALSPGATSTEFNAVVGTDDATAGAKARTPEDVVATALSHLESRNPGPSVIDGRSNRLGASIGRLVPRRASVTMMHRLTDPARRGGAKKRASA
- a CDS encoding TetR/AcrR family transcriptional regulator; translation: MTGGRSAATRARLLATAERLIAEDGVAQVSSRRLGQEAGQANNSAVAYHVGTMAEVILAVLREHGEAMDRIRATMVAAAEGSTRLRDHVAALVLPTTLHLADLGVPSYYARFAAHVVSDPVLRAPAMAVTTSTPVMQRAMRAVAAHAGDATDPAILTRSAMARHAIVHTCAEREAELAAAGDSSGIPGWAETGEILVDGITALLTTPPRSDG
- a CDS encoding cytochrome P450, producing the protein MSTDSAHAGDDQAGLPPYPFPNPTALQPPPEWARLRARCPVARIELASGDEALLLTRYDDVRTMLSDPRFSRQLDADDASRVSDSDDGGVFSRPSASTGTEVATDEPAASMLGGPGHRRWRRLVGKAFTVKRVQALRPGMTELAEQLITDMVEAGAPADIGPALGFPLPVFVICDLLGVPREDRGRFAHWSDTMLNMTRFTQDEIDRSGREFHQYMTELVAAKLSAPGDDLLSDLAADMTAAELVMTGQGLLIAGHETTATMIGKMVAMLLADREHRWERLPADPSLVPSAVEEALRFDANPGFGMPRYVSEETVIGGTVLPRGTTVVCSMASGNRDTDAFDGAGDMDLARRPNPHLAFGAGPHSCVGQQLARVELQTVLEVLLRRLPTLELVEDAADLRARQGLIVGGIDRVLVRW